The following coding sequences are from one Haemophilus haemolyticus window:
- a CDS encoding competence protein B — MSMNLLPWRTYQHQKRLRRLAFYIALFILLAINLTLAFSNLIEQQKQDLQAQQTSFEKLNQQLHKTTKQIEQLRSAVQVGEILTSIPNEQVKKSLQQLSELPFQQGELNKFKQDANNLSLEGNAQDQREFELIHQFLKKHFPNVKLGQFQPEQQSLYFRFDVEQGEKK, encoded by the coding sequence ATGTCGATGAATTTATTGCCTTGGCGTACTTATCAACATCAAAAGCGTTTACGTCGTTTAGCTTTTTATATCGCTTTATTTATCTTGCTTGCTATTAATTTAACCTTGGCTTTTAGTAATCTAATTGAACAACAAAAACAAGATCTGCAAGCGCAGCAAACATCTTTTGAAAAACTTAATCAGCAACTTCATAAAACAACCAAGCAAATTGAACAGTTGCGTAGTGCAGTGCAGGTTGGCGAAATTTTGACATCTATTCCCAACGAGCAAGTAAAAAAGAGTTTACAACAGCTAAGTGAATTACCTTTTCAACAAGGAGAACTGAATAAATTTAAACAAGATGCGAATAACTTGAGCTTAGAAGGTAATGCGCAAGATCAAAGGGAATTTGAACTAATTCATCAATTTTTAAAGAAACATTTTCCCAATGTGAAATTGGGCCAGTTTCAGCCTGAACAACAGTCATTGTATTTTCGCTTTGATGTAGAACAAGGAGAAAAAAAGTGA
- the comC gene encoding competence protein ComC, whose amino-acid sequence MKAFFNDPFNPFGKWLSQSFYVHGLTFLLLLSAVIFRPILDYIKGSSRFHEIENELAEKRSELLHQQKILTSLQQQSESRKVSPELAAQIMPLNKQIQRLAARNGLSQHLRWEMGQQPILHLQLTGHFEKTKTFLTALLANTSQLSVSRLQFMKPEDGPLQTEIIFQLDKEAK is encoded by the coding sequence GTGAAAGCCTTTTTTAACGATCCTTTTAATCCTTTTGGCAAATGGCTAAGTCAGTCTTTTTATGTGCACGGTTTAACTTTTTTATTGTTATTAAGTGCGGTGATTTTTCGCCCCATTTTAGATTATATCAAGGGGAGCTCACGTTTCCATGAAATCGAAAATGAGTTGGCAGAGAAACGATCAGAATTGTTGCATCAACAAAAAATTTTAACCTCTTTACAGCAGCAATCGGAAAGTCGAAAAGTTTCTCCAGAACTGGCTGCGCAAATTATGCCGTTGAATAAACAAATTCAACGTTTAGCTGCACGTAACGGTTTATCTCAGCATTTACGTTGGGAAATGGGGCAACAGCCTATTTTGCATTTACAGCTTACTGGGCATTTTGAAAAAACGAAGACATTTTTAACCGCACTTTTAGCTAATACGTCACAGCTTTCTGTAAGTCGGCTGCAATTTATGAAACCCGAAGACGGCCCATTGCAAACCGAGATCATTTTTCAGCTAGATAAGGAGGCAAAATGA
- a CDS encoding pilus assembly protein PilP yields the protein MKYWFFLVALFFMNCSWGQDPFDKTQRIHSQFDNAQTAMEQTEIISSDVPNNLCGADENRQAAEIPLNALKLVGVVISKDKAFALLQDQALQVYSVLEGVDVAQEGYIVEKINQNNVQFMRKLGEQCDSSEWKKLSF from the coding sequence ATGAAGTATTGGTTTTTCCTAGTTGCATTATTTTTTATGAATTGCAGTTGGGGACAAGATCCTTTCGATAAAACACAGCGTATCCATTCTCAGTTTGATAACGCACAAACAGCGATGGAGCAGACAGAAATAATTTCCTCAGATGTACCTAATAATCTATGTGGAGCAGATGAAAATCGCCAAGCGGCTGAAATTCCTTTGAACGCTTTAAAATTAGTGGGCGTAGTGATTTCTAAAGATAAAGCCTTTGCCTTATTGCAAGATCAGGCTTTGCAAGTTTACAGCGTTTTAGAGGGCGTTGATGTGGCTCAAGAGGGCTATATTGTAGAAAAAATCAACCAAAACAATGTTCAATTTATGCGCAAGCTAGGGGAGCAATGTGATAGTAGTGAATGGAAAAAATTAAGTTTTTAA
- a CDS encoding type IV pilus secretin PilQ family protein, which produces MKKYLLKFGCFLVCFCLPLIVFANPKTDNERFFIRLSQAPLAQTLEQLAFQHDVNLVIDETLEGNISLKLDNIDMPRLLQIIAKSKKLTLNKDEGIYYLNGGQLGKGQVAGNLTTNEPHLVSHTVKLHFAKASELMKSLTTGSGSLLSPAGSITFDDRSNLLVIQDEPRSVQNIKKLISEMDKPIEQIAIEARIVTITDESLKELGVRWGIFNPTENATRVAGSLAGNGFENITDNLNVNFATTTTPAGSIALQVAKINGRLLDLELSALERENNVEIIASPRLLTTNKKSASIKQGTEIPYVVSNTRNDTQSVEFREAVLGLEVTPHISKDNNILLDLLVSQNSPGSRVAYGQNEVVSIDKQEINTQVFAKDGETIVLGGVFHDTITKSEDKVPVLGDIPGIKRLFSKESERHQKRELVIFVTPHILKAGETLEALKQKSVGKK; this is translated from the coding sequence ATGAAGAAATATCTTTTAAAGTTCGGTTGTTTTTTAGTGTGTTTTTGTTTGCCATTAATCGTTTTTGCTAATCCTAAAACAGATAACGAACGTTTTTTTATTCGTTTATCACAAGCGCCTTTAGCCCAAACACTGGAGCAATTAGCTTTTCAACATGATGTCAATTTAGTGATAGATGAGACGCTAGAAGGCAATATTTCTTTGAAATTAGATAATATTGATATGCCACGTTTGCTACAAATAATCGCTAAAAGTAAGAAGCTTACTTTGAACAAAGATGAGGGCATTTATTATCTGAATGGAGGGCAATTAGGTAAAGGTCAAGTTGCAGGAAATCTTACTACAAATGAACCGCATTTAGTGAGTCACACTGTTAAACTCCATTTTGCTAAAGCTTCTGAATTAATGAAATCCTTAACGACAGGAAGTGGCTCTTTGCTTTCTCCTGCTGGGAGCATTACCTTTGATGATCGCAGTAATTTACTGGTTATTCAGGATGAACCTCGTTCTGTGCAAAATATCAAAAAACTAATTTCTGAAATGGATAAACCTATTGAGCAGATCGCTATTGAAGCGCGTATTGTGACAATTACGGATGAGAGTTTGAAAGAACTTGGTGTTCGGTGGGGGATTTTTAATCCAACGGAAAATGCGACGCGTGTAGCGGGCAGCTTAGCCGGAAATGGCTTTGAAAATATTACGGATAATCTTAATGTGAATTTTGCAACAACGACGACACCTGCTGGTTCGATAGCATTACAAGTCGCGAAAATTAATGGTCGATTGCTTGATTTAGAATTAAGCGCTTTGGAGCGTGAAAATAATGTAGAAATTATCGCAAGTCCTCGCTTACTCACTACCAATAAGAAAAGTGCGAGCATTAAACAGGGGACAGAAATTCCTTATGTTGTGAGCAATACTCGTAACGATACACAATCTGTGGAATTTCGTGAGGCAGTACTTGGTTTGGAAGTGACGCCACATATTTCTAAAGATAACAATATTTTGCTTGATTTATTGGTGAGTCAAAACTCACCAGGTTCTCGTGTCGCTTATGGACAAAACGAGGTGGTTTCTATTGATAAGCAAGAAATTAATACTCAGGTTTTTGCCAAAGATGGGGAAACCATTGTGCTTGGCGGCGTGTTCCACGATACGATCACAAAAAGCGAAGATAAAGTGCCAGTACTTGGCGATATACCTGGCATTAAACGATTGTTTAGTAAAGAAAGTGAAAGACATCAAAAACGTGAGTTAGTGATTTTTGTGACGCCGCATATTTTAAAAGCTGGGGAAACGTTAGAGGCGTTGAAACAAAAAAGTGTGGGTAAAAAATAA